The Blochmannia endosymbiont of Camponotus sp. genome includes a window with the following:
- a CDS encoding YqgE/AlgH family protein, whose product MLTHEITNLQNYFLIAMPALKDPLFKQSVVYICEHNDTGAMGIVINKLVERCTVENILHNLKVVSPVRDPSIRLDNPVFSGGPLLDDRGFILHTPKKGFGSSVNISSKAMITTSRDILETLGTPNQPKDVLVALGYSGWSKGQLEHELMENAWLTVPANETILFHTPIIARWRAAAKILGIDIRNITDQTGHA is encoded by the coding sequence ATGTTAACGCATGAGATAACAAATTTACAAAATTATTTTCTAATAGCTATGCCTGCTCTGAAAGATCCATTATTTAAACAGTCAGTAGTATATATTTGTGAGCATAATGATACAGGAGCTATGGGTATTGTTATCAATAAATTAGTTGAAAGATGTACAGTAGAAAATATATTACATAATTTGAAGGTTGTGTCTCCTGTACGAGATCCGTCTATTCGATTAGATAATCCAGTATTTTCTGGAGGTCCTTTGTTAGATGATCGGGGGTTTATTTTACATACTCCTAAAAAAGGTTTTGGGTCTAGTGTTAATATTTCTTCAAAAGCTATGATCACTACATCTAGAGATATCTTAGAAACTTTAGGCACTCCTAATCAACCAAAAGATGTATTAGTGGCGCTTGGTTATTCTGGTTGGTCTAAAGGTCAATTAGAACATGAATTAATGGAAAATGCTTGGCTTACTGTTCCTGCTAATGAAACAATTTTATTTCATACTCCTATTATTGCTCGTTGGCGTGCAGCTGCAAAAATATTAGGAATTGATATTCGTAATATTACTGATCAAACAGGCCATGCTTGA
- the metK gene encoding methionine adenosyltransferase, whose amino-acid sequence MAQYLFTSESVSEGHPDKIADQISDAVLDSILAQDPRARVACETFIKTGVVVMGGEITTTAWVNMEEIARNTIRDIGYVRSDMGFDANSCVILSVINKQSSEIKHSIDHGNFLKQGAGDQGLMFGYATNETNVLMPAPITYANLLIKRKSQMRKNGVLPWLGLDAKSQVTVAYEDGKIIGIAAVVLSIQHARGIKLIDLQEAVMEEIIKPVLPKKWLSDNTKFFINPGGCFVVGGPISDCGLTGRKIIVDTYGGMARHGGGSFSGKDPSKVDRSAAYGARYVAKNIVAAGLADRCELQVSYAIGIPNPISISIETFGTEKTSHDILIKLINNFFDFRPYGLITMLDLLKPIYKDTAVYGHFGREHFPWEKVDKVELLRDAAGLKFISP is encoded by the coding sequence ATGGCGCAATATTTATTTACATCTGAATCTGTATCAGAAGGACATCCAGATAAAATTGCAGATCAAATTTCTGATGCTGTATTGGATTCTATCTTAGCGCAAGATCCAAGAGCGCGCGTTGCATGCGAAACATTTATCAAAACAGGTGTAGTAGTAATGGGAGGAGAAATTACCACTACTGCTTGGGTAAATATGGAAGAAATCGCTAGAAATACTATTCGTGATATTGGTTACGTTCGTTCAGATATGGGATTTGATGCAAATTCTTGTGTGATATTAAGTGTAATTAATAAACAATCTTCAGAAATTAAACATAGCATAGATCATGGTAATTTTTTAAAACAAGGGGCGGGTGATCAGGGATTAATGTTCGGATATGCTACTAATGAAACTAATGTTTTAATGCCTGCTCCGATAACATATGCGAATCTTTTGATTAAAAGAAAGTCTCAAATGAGAAAAAATGGCGTGTTACCTTGGTTAGGGTTAGACGCCAAGAGTCAGGTAACAGTTGCTTATGAAGATGGAAAGATAATTGGAATAGCAGCAGTTGTGTTGTCCATTCAACATGCTCGTGGTATAAAGTTAATAGATTTACAAGAGGCTGTGATGGAGGAAATTATTAAACCAGTGTTACCTAAAAAATGGTTGTCTGATAATACTAAATTTTTTATTAATCCTGGTGGTTGTTTTGTTGTTGGAGGACCTATTAGTGACTGTGGTTTAACTGGAAGAAAAATTATTGTGGATACTTATGGAGGCATGGCGCGTCATGGTGGAGGATCTTTTTCTGGAAAAGATCCATCAAAAGTAGATCGATCAGCCGCTTATGGAGCAAGATATGTTGCTAAAAATATTGTAGCAGCTGGTTTAGCAGATCGTTGTGAGCTTCAGGTTTCTTATGCAATTGGAATACCAAATCCAATATCTATTAGTATTGAAACTTTTGGAACAGAGAAAACCTCACATGATATTTTGATAAAGCTAATAAATAATTTTTTTGATTTCCGTCCTTATGGTTTAATTACTATGTTAGATTTGTTAAAACCAATTTATAAAGATACAGCTGTATATGGGCATTTTGGTCGTGAACATTTTCCCTGGGAGAAAGTTGATAAAGTAGAATTACTTCGTGATGCAGCTGGTTTAAAATTTATATCTCCGTAA
- the speB gene encoding agmatinase encodes MHTLNYKCDNSLFSNAFGFFRFPLEFDPYNNNSDWVITGVPFDMTTSGRAGSRFGPTAIRQASINLAWEHCRWPWNFNIRENLHIVDCGDLIYKSGNIKDFVNSLQNHAEHLLISGKKMLSLGGDHYITLPILRAYSKIFGKIAIIHFDAHADYYYNDSKYDHGVIILHALNEELIDPIHSIQIGIRTEYKNNFGFTVLDAEYVNDMRTDIIINKIKSVVKSFPIYLTFDIDCLDPAIAPGTGTPVIGGLTSYRVLKLIRSFTNLNIVGIDLVEVAPAYDCAQITALAAATLGLEILYTQAKLKN; translated from the coding sequence ATGCATACTTTAAATTATAAATGTGATAACTCTTTATTTTCAAATGCTTTTGGATTTTTCAGATTTCCATTAGAATTTGATCCTTATAATAACAACAGTGACTGGGTAATTACTGGGGTCCCTTTTGACATGACTACTTCTGGGCGCGCAGGAAGTAGGTTTGGACCAACTGCTATTCGACAAGCATCTATAAATTTAGCCTGGGAACATTGTCGTTGGCCTTGGAATTTTAATATACGAGAAAATTTACATATAGTTGATTGCGGGGATTTAATATATAAATCTGGAAATATAAAAGATTTCGTAAATTCTCTACAAAATCATGCTGAACATTTACTAATTTCTGGAAAAAAAATGCTATCACTTGGAGGTGATCATTACATCACATTACCTATATTACGTGCATATTCAAAAATTTTTGGAAAAATCGCAATAATACACTTTGATGCACACGCAGATTACTACTACAATGATAGTAAATATGATCATGGTGTTATTATATTACATGCGCTAAACGAAGAATTAATTGATCCTATACATTCAATACAAATTGGTATTCGCACTGAATACAAAAATAACTTTGGCTTTACAGTACTAGACGCAGAATATGTTAACGACATGCGTACAGATATTATTATAAATAAAATAAAATCAGTTGTTAAATCTTTTCCAATATATTTAACATTTGATATTGATTGCTTAGATCCAGCTATAGCGCCTGGCACTGGGACCCCAGTAATTGGCGGACTAACAAGTTATCGTGTTCTAAAATTAATACGAAGTTTTACAAACTTAAATATTGTAGGTATTGATTTAGTAGAAGTAGCTCCAGCTTATGATTGCGCACAAATCACCGCTTTAGCGGCTGCTACATTGGGATTAGAAATCCTGTATACTCAAGCGAAATTAAAGAACTAA
- a CDS encoding phosphoglycerate kinase, with translation MNIIKISDLDLTDKRVLIRSDLNVPVKNGIITSNRKIIASLPTIELALSKSKYVMVASHLGRPIEGSYDVKFSLQPVVEYLKKQLINQDIKKIRLVTDYLENTNFMEKELLILENVRFNKGEKKDDEILSKKYAMLCDIFVMDAFGSAHRTQASTHGISKFVSVACSGLLLQKELEALSKALHNPMRPMVAIVGGSKVSTKLTVLDSLSKISDYLIVGGGIANTFLAAQGKKVGKSLYEEELILTAKRLLENCDIPTLTDVRVSTEFSETAQATMKAVIDIKDDEQILDLGDESIARILDILKCAKTILWNGPIGVFEFPNFRTGTEMISHAIAKSNAFSIVGGGDTLMAIDFFGVSDQISYISTGGGAFLEFIEGKTFPSVKLLEKHAIK, from the coding sequence ATGAATATCATAAAAATAAGTGATTTAGACCTAACGGATAAACGTGTTTTAATTCGTTCCGATTTAAATGTACCTGTTAAAAACGGAATTATTACTTCTAATAGAAAAATTATTGCATCATTACCTACTATTGAATTAGCTTTAAGTAAAAGTAAATATGTTATGGTAGCTTCTCATCTAGGTCGACCAATAGAAGGAAGTTATGATGTAAAATTTTCTTTACAGCCCGTGGTTGAATATTTAAAAAAACAATTAATTAATCAAGATATAAAAAAAATACGGCTAGTTACAGATTATTTAGAAAACACAAACTTTATGGAAAAAGAGCTGTTAATTTTAGAAAACGTACGATTTAATAAAGGAGAAAAAAAGGATGATGAGATTTTATCAAAAAAATATGCTATGTTATGTGATATATTTGTCATGGATGCATTTGGCAGCGCTCATCGTACACAAGCTTCTACGCACGGTATAAGCAAATTTGTTTCTGTAGCCTGTTCTGGACTCTTACTACAAAAAGAATTGGAAGCCTTAAGTAAAGCATTACATAATCCTATGAGACCAATGGTTGCAATAGTTGGCGGATCTAAAGTATCTACTAAATTAACTGTTCTGGACTCCTTATCAAAAATTTCAGATTACCTTATAGTAGGAGGAGGTATCGCAAATACCTTCTTAGCAGCTCAAGGAAAAAAAGTAGGTAAATCTTTATATGAAGAAGAACTAATACTTACAGCAAAACGACTTTTAGAAAATTGTGATATACCTACCCTTACTGACGTAAGAGTGAGTACAGAATTTTCAGAAACTGCTCAAGCAACTATGAAAGCTGTAATTGATATTAAAGATGATGAGCAAATTCTTGATTTAGGTGATGAGTCTATTGCTAGAATATTAGATATCTTAAAATGTGCTAAAACTATTCTTTGGAATGGCCCTATTGGAGTATTTGAATTTCCAAACTTTAGAACAGGCACAGAAATGATATCTCATGCTATTGCTAAAAGTAATGCTTTTTCTATTGTTGGGGGAGGCGATACCTTAATGGCTATTGATTTTTTTGGAGTTTCTGATCAGATTTCTTATATTTCTACCGGAGGTGGTGCTTTCTTAGAATTTATTGAAGGAAAAACATTTCCATCGGTAAAATTGCTTGAAAAACATGCTATTAAATAA
- the ruvX gene encoding Holliday junction resolvase RuvX, translating to MSIVNIIMGFDFGTKNIGVAIGQKLTCTVRPLTVLQSQSGIPNWGKIKDIYNIWKPVAMIVGLPLKINGGVQPITILARRFAKQLKKQFPVTVEMHDERFSTSEARLDCFENHYNYLHAQQDIKINAIAAGVILKSWLNQSFKM from the coding sequence ATGTCAATTGTTAATATAATTATGGGTTTTGATTTTGGAACTAAGAATATAGGAGTAGCAATTGGTCAAAAATTGACTTGTACTGTAAGGCCTCTTACTGTATTACAATCGCAATCTGGTATACCCAATTGGGGAAAAATTAAAGATATTTATAATATATGGAAACCAGTAGCAATGATAGTAGGGTTACCTTTGAAGATAAATGGAGGAGTACAGCCTATTACAATCTTAGCAAGAAGATTTGCTAAACAATTAAAGAAACAGTTTCCTGTTACAGTCGAGATGCATGATGAGCGGTTTAGTACGAGTGAAGCACGTTTAGATTGTTTTGAAAATCATTATAATTATTTACATGCACAACAGGATATTAAAATAAATGCAATAGCAGCTGGAGTAATTTTAAAAAGTTGGTTGAATCAGTCTTTTAAAATGTGA